TCAAATCCAATCTCGTATTAATGTGCTGCCGGTCATGTTGACTAGTTTGACTGTCGACTGGTGACGTCCGTTGGCGGGGGAAGTTAGGCCCGGCCCAACTTGTGGGCTTGCTTAAGCGCATGTAAAAAATTCTGTGGAACCGCGCGCGCGCGCTTTTAGATATTGGATCAGAACACTCTGAATATTCCACAACCACAAAGGCAATGATGCATTTAGTATAGGCAAATCCTCTCTCTGAATAATAATGGGCACACACAGAGAGCAACGTGTATCTAAGTTACAATTATACAGTATCTTGAAGATAGTCTACTACTTCAGATAGACACATGACCTCAGTTTAAGAGCGACATCGATAACATGTTCAATGACCTCAAGTTTGAGATCACCTTGAACACCAATGCTTGCTTGGAACATGAAATCTTTTATGTTTCCAACGGTCAGAGCTACTTTATAAGTTTCATTCAACAGTGTTTGCTTGTTGACAATAATAACTGGAGCGTGTGGTCCGCATCTATGGATCAGATGCATCTCACTGAAGGCTGAGCACAGACCATGCTGTCAAGCCACCGGAAGGTAGAGAAGGCCTTATGTTCGGAACTCGCCGCATGATGGAGAAGGCTTCGTTAAGACGAGCTGCACGGATCTTTAACTGGAATGCTTTCTGTACACAAAAAACGGAAAAGAATCCTCAAAAGAGTTACATTTGTTAGTCAAAGACCTTTTAACTTTCCTAATCCTGTTTTAAAGGATGTCATCCTATAAGCAACCAAAAGAAGAATGAGGCTAGTTTCTGAGAAATGTCTAGGAAACAAAATGTTGCAGAGCAGAATCAAATTACAACTACAACATCAAGAAGTCGTGAATTCCAAGTGTTTGAGGTCAAGGTCTAAAGCAGTAATTACCtaccaaaaataaaaaaggaaatcaCCCTTTACAAATTCACTAGAGTTTATCACTAGGGACAAATACATATGATGAAGTGTGCCATTTGAATATATGAAACAGACTCTAGCAAGAATTAGAAATCCTTAAACAGTTATGCTGAATGTATAAAAGTTGCTGCAAATACTTTAGATCAATTATTTAAGATCAATGGTTTGTAGATTCTTCAATTTTGTATGATTGTCATGTCATGTGCTTCTTTgtttaaaaagaaagattatgTGAGAATATAGTATCACCAACCATGCTTGATGAATTTAATATGTAAGAAATTTGAGAAACAAATGAAGCAatgcttttataaaaaaaaagtataCCATAAATGAGTAATTTTAGATCAAGGTGTTGACTTGCTTTAAAAATATACATTATTCACACTTATATAATTTTAGCCACATTATGATATGAATCTGTTCAAAGATGACTGGTACGAACATGATTGATATGTTTTATAGTTAGACAAGTTCAATTAATTAGAATTCAGGTATGAGATAGATTCAGAGACCAAACAAAACATAATTAAGAGAGATCCTAATAACTAGAGCACCAAAAACTATTGgccctgcatatagctaaactacaAAATGAAAACCATTTACCATAACCAGGAATAGATGGGACAGATGGCCTGTATTTAGGCGCATGTTTGCGTTTCCAAACAAAAATAGTACTAAGTCTCCAAAAGTACAATTACAAATaattactatatgttgtttaggtTAAAGTCTTGCAGAAAAACAACATAATTCAACAAACAGACAAATGTGCTCCTACCTATGAAATTCATTTATCTCACCGAGAATAGTGAAGAAATTTGactggaaaaataaataaataacactaAAGCTATAAATTTATAACTACAATCACAGATAGGAAAGGTATACTATTGAGGTTAAGGGATTCCAGGAAGACAACCATGCAACAAACCTCAAGAGTGCCCCTTCATATGCTTATTTGGACAACAAACTGCCATGAGGATGTTATATATTAAGACCATCAACATGCCAGTTCACTATCTTCAAGTCTAATAGAGACAATAACCTAAATTCCCTCCTTGGCAAAACAACTATTTGGAGGGAAAAACATAAAACATTGATAAACAAAGAATATGCTGACTAATGACAAGGATTAAAAATTTTGGAGGTTTCCTAGTGCTGACTAATGACAAGGAAGCACTAAAAATTTTTCGAGGTTCACTAGTGGCTTTTGATATACTTATAGCTAGGGGTGGCAATTTAAGTCAATCAATTATAATTAGGATGTGTTTAATTGACCCACAACACGTTCAACTTTAATTCAGAATAAATGGGTGTCAAAATTCATGATTTGAATTTTAGCTTTTTAAACGGTCAAACCTGCCTTAttggaatttaaaaattataacatATATTTTTCTTTCAGCTCGGTGCACGAAACTCCCACCAATGCGGGATTCTAAGGAAGGGTCTATCGTATACAACCTTACCTTGCTTTGCATGAGGCCGTTTTTAGGTTGGCCAAAACTTGTCGTATTTACAGAGTCAAACAAGGATGTGTTTAAACAAATCAAAACATGTAGAGTCAAACAAGGTTGTGTTTAAACAAATCAAAACATGCAGAGTCAAACAAGGTTGTGTTTAAACAAATCAAAACATGTAGAGTCAAACAAGGTTGTGTTTAAACAAATCAAAACATGTAAAGTTAGGAAACCCAAAACGACTTGTTTATTCATGAGTCATAAATGAGTTGGTTTATAACCCAACCAATCCAAATCTGTTATGGTGAGTCAAATGGTACCATGTAAAGAGATGGTGTCATCTCTTCCCACCCCTACTCATAACAGATAAATAATTAGGAGCCTAGATGAGGTTCTAGTTATTAGTGTTATCTTAGCCCTGCAAGCAATGGGACTATTTGCACTATGTGCAGTGCAGTATGCCACAAAGCACCACTAGAATCTGCGTCCAAAATCCATACTGAAATCAAGTAAGAGAGGACAAATGCTAAGTTGCTAGAAGCAACAACTGAGTTGCTATTcaaacttgagcaattaaacgaGAAGGCAGATTCgaaacatcaaaataacaaaatTACTTGATACTAATCAATTCCTTGTGATCTAATCAGGTGAATAATTTGCACAGACCCAcataaattcaaaatttcaaGTTCTTTGATGATATTGTGCTAGATAGTCAATCAAAAACCTGCCTTATTTGAACACCTAGATTAGAGTGTATTAAAAGCTAGGCTCTGCTAATGAACAAAAGTGCATGTATTTTTTAGCAAAACTGCATGAATATTAACTATGTTCTAATTTTGATCCATCATTAAAAGCCTCAAAGGGTCAAACTTTCTAAGTTAATAACCAAACAAACAACCAAAACCAACTAATAAGTAATAAGGGAatctattaaaattaatattagaaaAGTCAAGCATCAATTGAACAAGGAAACAAATAGCAAAAGGCAACCTTTTCATCCAAGATGATCCTGAGAGGAATACTTCTAGTTTTCTCTTTCATCCTATACAGCCTTCTTCCAAGCATCATCACCCCCAATATGGCCGCAGCTATAGATATCGACCAAACTGGCTTCACATTGAAAGCACAGAACTTTAGAATCTCAAAAGGGAACTTCCACCAATttttccctctcttctcttctccattAGCCAAAACCTTGTCCAGGCCCACACTTTTACCCTCCAAATCCCCTGAAGAAATATGAATCTTCGCATTTTCATCAACATCTTCTTGGTCAAGATTCTCATTCACCACACTTGTCACTTTAACCTCCTTAATCCCCTCGGCATCCACACCTTTCACATCCTCGTCTACTTCAGACCTCCCCTTTTCACTACCAAAAGGCGATATCTGCCCCTCCGATGTCTCGTCCGACCAAAATCCGCCTCCCGAACTTACTTTAGGAAAACCCACCTCTCCTTTGGTCCGATCATCGAATTGATAATCGGATTCAGGGTCGATCCAGCTAGGGTTATCTGAATCAACATGCACGTCTTCCTCGCAGGCGCTGTCACCGAAGGCGGCCCCTTTGTGGTAGCACTTTCCGGAATCGATCGCGAAGTAGTCGAATTTGATGGCACCGTCTTCGGAGCCGTCCTCCGACGAGGCTCGCAAAGTCTTGAAGTCCTCTCCGGCATCCGACCCCGGAAGGATCTCCCAGTCGCGGAAGTCGGCGTGCTCCTCCATGAAAACGACGAGTCGGGCCGGAGCGATGCAGAAGGGAACACCTCGAGTAGAGAGAGGAAGGTGAAGGTGAAGGTGAAGGTGAAGGTGAAGGTCGAGAAGGGAATCAGAGGAGGAAAGGCAAAGCCATTTACGTTATCTTTTTCTTTCGCTGCAGAAAAGGATGGAATACAAAACTCGAACCACGCTCGTTCATCACGATCTGCGGGAATCTTGATGCATAAATTAGTGGCCACATTTATATTTCTCAATAAAATATctaccattttttttttaatttaccgcTTTAGAAAATGAGGAATTGCCTTATTTTGGACCTCTGGAAGTCACGTGTCGGGCCACTCTCATGTGTTCAAGACCACGAGCGATCGCCGACCGGGGAAAGAAGACGGCGATGGCAGAGAAACTCGGATTCGTGACGTCGCCATTAGGGGTCCAATAGAGGCATTTTGAGGAGCTTAAAAGGAACTGGAAGAGCAACTTTTCCTTCTTGGGACGCAAGAAACCTCTCCCCAAATGGACCGATACTGATGTCTAGGAGTTTATTGCCTCCGATCCGACCAATGGCCCGCGGGTATTCGCCTTTTCCCCTAGCATTTCTTTCCCTTTTCGCAAGTAAGGCATCTTTGTTACTCCTTGTACAACCTGATCCCCGATTGGCGATCGTGCTATTATTCTCTCTTACTTAATGAAGCATTTTGATTCGGTGTCATCCAGTTAGTTGTATATGCATCTTCTATGAACTTTGTTACGATATGGATCTGATGATAACAAAAGGCCCGATCTTTCAGATTCCTGGTTACTTCATCCTGGCATTAATTGTGAAACTCTTTGTGCATTAACGCGAAAGGTTTAAGCATTTACAAAATCCATGATAATTTGAGTCTGGAAATGTATGATTTTGATCTCCAGCTTCGTTAATTGTTGTTTTGAGGCGATTTAATGATGCTGTTTTCTCATCGATAGCTcatttctttttctaaaatcttGGTGTTTCATATGGTttattagatttgtttttcaataGTTTCATAAGTTGAACTTGTTGTACTGAATCAATACATTGCACTTGCACTGTccacactgtggctccctttatgTTTCACAAACTGTTTGATAACACCAGTCAAATGACTGTTCCATGACTCATGAGGTAGGAAAACCTTAGGAATCAGATTTAAAAGTTATGAACATGTTAAATTATTGTTTTCCAAGGTAGTTCTTGTTTAGTAGTACTTAACAAGCAGTGAAGCATTACAAAAAATCAGATTGGATTGGCAGTTTTAACTTGTTAACTTAGGAACCAGAGGACAATATGGAGTTAATGGAGCCGTTGGGTCAACCCAAAAAACCATACCTCAGAGGCCACACTGGGCTCCCTGGTTCAGCTCACGAGTGTCTCATACTGTTGGTGGACAATAGGAAATTTACAATCCCAAATCTTGCATGCGTCTTCTAATCCCACTTTGCATAGGATTCTACATCCTATCAAATCCCATGCCATTGGAATGGAGACCCCTCACCAAATAAGCCATAATATTTTTATTCATTATTCTTAAGCATGGAACAACCAAGGAATTATACAACCAGTCCTTTCAAGAATTCTTGGTGATAACAATTTCCAACTGCATTCTCATACTTATGCAGTTCGCCCACTTGCATGTCAGATATGGTCTTGAAGTAGTCCATCAATGGCATAAGGTTTGTGGACTAAATATACCTTAAAAAGGATGTAGTTAAGTTGTTTTCAGGACAGGCTTGAGAGACGTGAAAACACAGAAACTCAACTTTTACTTTGGTTGATGTCCTTGGAATGCTTACCTCTTTTTTATGCCATTGTACATCTGATATTTAGGAATGGAGGTTCTTGAACATTGGAAGCAGTTCTAAAAGATTGATATTCCTATATTGGTGGGAGGATAAAAAATTAGGTTGGTGATCTCTTCTTACTTTACTTTCTATAATTCAATTATTATattgccttctcttatttttctgATAAGAAATGGATTCTCAAACCTTGAGACGCTACTTGTTTTCTTTATTTAGGATAATTTTACTTTACTCTTGCAATACATATGCTTCTTTTACCTTAGAAGTTGGTTTGTATGCCATCTCATAAATTGATGGTTATTAGTTGTTTGGATGAGTTAGTCATCAATCGCAGCCATTCCCTGTCTATTGAAATTTGTTGAATGACTTACATGAGATACTCCAAAGTACCAATAGTAGGTCTTGCCGAAAGTTTAAATATGATACATGAAATAACTTTGCAACTTTCTGATTCAATGAATGAATAGTTCAGTGCCATTTCTTGATTCTACTTGCTTGCAACATTTGGTAGGTTAGCGTTCCAATTGGTAACTTGATCGATCAAAAGTCTGTACCTACCTCATATAAATCCGCCATCAAACAATTGATTTTTCTATTAATGAGAGATGAACtgctaatcaaattaataaaagcAACAAACTCCCTAATTATATCCATTAATTACGTCAACATAATGAGTTGGTTAACCATTGCCAGCTACCACCCTTTAGTTTCACTATCCCCAACTTACGGTTCAACCACTGACGTTAACACAGCCCTCCACCCTATATTTGATGCCCCAGCCAAAATCAAGCACATCAAGCAGCCATGGACTTCAGTTGGCCGGCACCGGAGCCGGCCACTGACTATGTCAGCCAACGACCACTTCTAGCAGCTCCACAGCATAACAACCTGCTGCTGCGCCAAATGTTCCTGCACAGCTACCAGTTCACGGTCAGGGAGAGCCTCAAGGGTCAGGTTTGCCGAAACCTGAAGGAGGCTGGTGAGGTCGGGAAGGCAATTGTGGCGGAGATTGTTGGCCGGGTGTTAGAAGTTGGGTTGAAGTTGCGTAAGATGAATCCGCTGTGGTGTTTCAGGCCCTACCACAAGAACTTCTACTTGGAAGATGCATAGTTTGCTTGATTGCTCATTATTAACACCAAAACTATGTTTGAGTACTCACTTGCGCTTCATCTTCTGGTCTTATGTACAAATTCAGTTATcgtgttagttttttttttctctcgctATCCACATTAAAAGAACTTCCATAATCATCTTTGTCTTCGAGTCCATTATAGCGCTTTGTGCAATCGAAGAGTTGATGCAACAAGGTTGATGCCAAGCAGGTCAGACAAGTCAAACGAGATAAGGAGGTTGCTTTGTGGTTCGAGACTCTTAACGAGGGAACCAGCGATAGACCGGGTGTGCAAAAACAGATTATGAGCCGGTCCACTACTTAATTACTTAGCTGAGTAATTACTGAAAACATGTAATCTTAATCCAAATTGGATTTTAATTTATCTTACAAAATATCCACCTTATTGTTAtctcaaattaggataaaatttgcttatttaaaaataaatgattAATCAAGCTGGTAACGTCGAGTTTGAGGTGATTGGTCCAgtttcatgaaaatttttcacCGGTCATCatgataaatcgggaagcgcttgtAGTGGGTAATTCAGGAGCCCAACATCATTTAGTTGCGTGTCttatttggaaattttttttacaaatttgtcATAATTGAGATTTGAATCGTAGATATTTGGATGACAATTTAGATGTCTTATTGCTGTATCATAGTTCCAGGGGCTAAAATATGCTTATTTAAGCATATATTTGTAGTGGAATTGAGTTGGAATTGGATTAAATTAATGTTTAAATCAAGTTTAGTTGGAGTGGCAATATCAACCAGTAaggatcctctggtccgtaaattaTGGACCAGGAGATGGTCCACTGATGTgaacccttgatttggatggactccACCTATTTAAAGATGGGATCCATTCAAATCAAGGGTTCTCATGTAATGAACCATCTCCTGATCCATAATTTACGGATCAGAGGATCTGCTCTCCAATATCAACGCCTGTATGACTAAACTAATTTCTACCATTAAAAAATATTCAATTTGCTTGGTTTAATttatctttattatatatttttatattcaaatTGATTGATATCATCGCTTACTATTATTTAAagaattaaacaatgaatttcgtGAAACTCATGAGACATACTTAACTAATTAATCATGTTTCACGCAATTTTTGTCTACTTTGACTTTATTAAGCAAGCAATAATTATTGTCAAGTACACAACACTAAAGAATATCTGGCAAGTCTAAATTATTTTGGACcattccttttttaaaaaaaaaacaaaatatggTTCAATTATATCTTCGTCGATACTACGGCATTCTACGTTTTCGCTTTTTCTGTTTGTGTTATACCGGTTTACCTGTCTTTTCATTGGTGAACTCAGGCGGGCCCCTCTCGCGACTATTCGTTCACGAGACAGTTAGATGAGTCGGTAAAGGCAGGTAGAGCAAATAACGTCACCCAAAGTAACCCAAAGAAAAAGGACCTTTTGCTTCACAAGCGACCTGTTTCGTCACCCGCCTCCCAGTCTACCTTTCCCTTCAATCATGGAGCCGGTATTGGAGTTGGTAAAATAGTGGGAAAGATATGCCTCAACCGTGGGCTGTTGCTTTTGCTAAATCAACAGAAAATCCCGGGCCTTGCAAACGTACCCTCCATGCCAACGGAGGATTTGAGTGGGACCCAGACAGATTTCCATTAATAGTCATGTAGGTCATGACGTAGTAGTGATGAAGGGTGGCGGATAGAGGAACGATCACATTGTAAGAGTTCTCATGATTATCATCAGCATGAACACTCCTCGGATCAAGATCGTAATAGGAAGCGCTCCGGACTATATGCGTCAAGTTATTACTAATGACTAATGTATTCATAATTCGATCTTCAAACCGTATATTTATAAGGTTTTTTTAAATGAGATACATAAATATATTCTGGATCACCGTCAtgattattttttgatttattttgacgATAAAATTTTCATGAGATTAGATGGATCACTCTAAATTCAATATTACCTTAGTTCATTAtttgttaaaaaagaaaaagtcGTCCGAGTGATCCTACAATAAATAATCGAGATCTCATGTGCAATAGTTAGGTCGTTAGACAAATAATCAATAAATTTAAGGAGATTTTTTTCGAATGAAAAGTGGGTCTAAAATAGTATAAATGGATCTCCATGATTTTTTTGATTCCCCCCTCGTGACTACTAAAAAATCTGTGACCAATCCATCACCCATTCACTCTCGTAATTAGTCAGTTAGAGAACTGCATACTTTATATcaactaaaataataaataataaattaaaaataataataataaagagagGGAGCCGTTTAAAACCTCATGGAGAGAAGGGAAGTAGAAGAGTGAGAGAGGAAGCGGAGATGGGAAGCTATTCGTTCGAAAGAGAGATCTTGATCCCTAGTTCCGAGGAGGAGGCGGAGGCGGAGATTCATTTGGCGAAGGGTTCGAGGCAGGAAGAACCATGGCGGAGGAAGATCGGCGGCGGTGTGACGCTCGTGGGGTTCGCGGACGCCGGGGAAGGCGGCGAAGAGGGGGCGGACGGCATCACGAGGTCGAAGAGCCTGAGGGGTGAGGACCTGGAGGAGCTCAAGGGGTGCCTCGACCTAGGGTTCGGATTCAACTACGAAGAGATCCCCGGGCTCCGCAACACGCTCCCAGCGCTGGAGCTCTGTTACTCCATGAACCAGAGGTTCTTGGACGAGCAGCGGCAGAATCGTTCGCTGGATCGCTCCTCCTCGGGGGATTCATTTGATCAATGCGAATCTCCGTCGTCCCCTCTCATCGCCAACTGGAAGATCGTCAGTCCAGGTAAAAGCTTGCTTCTGCCATGTTGTGGACTGCTTTTTCCCCACCCAGAACTTCGATTTCTTTTCCTGTCGTCATTCCTTGATTGTGATCGTGCTCTGAAACAACAAATTCTGATCTCGCCCAAATCCTTTCCGATATGGCTTCTATTCAATGCAAGCCCCAATTTTTGCACCGTTTCTAAGAAATTAAATGACAAGATTCAAGAACCAGATTATCTTTATCCATTTCTGTTGGTTTTAGCAACCTAGTATTCTTGTGCTGCTAGGTGACAATCCTGATGAAGTTAAAGCGAGGCTGAAGTATTGGGCTCAAGCAGTAGCCTGTACTATCAGATTATGCAACTGAACATCAATGTTTCATCAAGTGCAGTCGAACGCCGAGCAAATGAATCCGGCAACGGAAGCATGAAAAGGAAAACAGAGGGAGCTATGAGAATGTAGAGATGACGCACACCTGA
This region of Zingiber officinale cultivar Zhangliang chromosome 9A, Zo_v1.1, whole genome shotgun sequence genomic DNA includes:
- the LOC122019776 gene encoding uncharacterized protein LOC122019776 translates to MEEHADFRDWEILPGSDAGEDFKTLRASSEDGSEDGAIKFDYFAIDSGKCYHKGAAFGDSACEEDVHVDSDNPSWIDPESDYQFDDRTKGEVGFPKVSSGGGFWSDETSEGQISPFGSEKGRSEVDEDVKGVDAEGIKEVKVTSVVNENLDQEDVDENAKIHISSGDLEGKSVGLDKVLANGEEKRGKNWWKFPFEILKFCAFNVKPVWSISIAAAILGVMMLGRRLYRMKEKTRSIPLRIILDEKKAFQLKIRAARLNEAFSIMRRVPNIRPSLPSGGLTAWSVLSLQ
- the LOC122021027 gene encoding uncharacterized protein LOC122021027, whose protein sequence is MGSYSFEREILIPSSEEEAEAEIHLAKGSRQEEPWRRKIGGGVTLVGFADAGEGGEEGADGITRSKSLRGEDLEELKGCLDLGFGFNYEEIPGLRNTLPALELCYSMNQRFLDEQRQNRSLDRSSSGDSFDQCESPSSPLIANWKIVSPGDNPDEVKARLKYWAQAVACTIRLCN